The Catenuloplanes niger genome includes a window with the following:
- a CDS encoding MogA/MoaB family molybdenum cofactor biosynthesis protein: MITARVIVASNRAAAGVYADTSGPILVAGLRDLGCDVGDPVVVPDGEPVAEALRAAVADRVSLVLTSGGTGITPTDRTPDVTRELLDYEIPGIAEAIRAHSRDKVPAAALSRGLAGVAGRTLVVNLPGSTGGARDGLAVLGPLLPHAIDQLHGGDH, translated from the coding sequence GTGATCACCGCACGCGTCATCGTCGCCTCGAACCGCGCCGCCGCCGGCGTCTACGCCGACACCAGCGGCCCGATCCTCGTCGCCGGCCTGCGCGACCTCGGCTGCGACGTCGGCGACCCGGTCGTCGTCCCGGACGGGGAACCGGTCGCCGAGGCCCTTCGCGCCGCCGTCGCCGACCGCGTCTCACTCGTCCTGACCAGCGGCGGCACCGGCATCACCCCCACCGACCGCACGCCGGACGTCACCCGCGAACTCCTCGACTACGAGATCCCCGGCATCGCCGAGGCCATCCGCGCCCACAGCCGCGACAAGGTCCCCGCCGCCGCCCTCTCCCGCGGCCTGGCCGGCGTCGCCGGCCGCACCCTCGTCGTCAACCTGCCCGGCTCCACCGGCGGCGCCCGCGACGGCCTCGCCGTCCTCGGCCCACTCCTCCCGCACGCCATCGATCAGCTCCACGGCGGCGACCACTGA
- the rpsF gene encoding 30S ribosomal protein S6, whose amino-acid sequence MRHYEIMVILDASLEERTVAPSLDTYLNVIRTAGGSVEKLDVWGRRRLSYEIDKKAEGIYAVIDLQATTEAVAELDRQLRLNESVLRTKVIRPEVR is encoded by the coding sequence TTGCGTCACTACGAAATCATGGTGATCCTCGATGCCAGTCTCGAGGAGCGCACCGTTGCACCGTCGCTCGACACGTACCTGAACGTGATCCGGACCGCGGGCGGCTCGGTGGAGAAGCTCGACGTCTGGGGCCGCCGGCGCCTGTCGTACGAGATCGACAAGAAGGCCGAAGGCATCTACGCCGTCATCGACCTGCAGGCGACGACCGAGGCCGTGGCCGAGCTGGACCGCCAGCTGCGGCTCAACGAGTCCGTGCTGCGCACCAAGGTCATCCGGCCGGAAGTTCGCTGA
- the rpsR gene encoding 30S ribosomal protein S18 — protein sequence MAKAAALRKPKKKVNPLDKEGITYIDYKDTALLRKFISDRGKIRARRVTGVTSQQQRQIAKAVKNAREMALLPYTTTAR from the coding sequence ATGGCTAAGGCTGCGGCACTGCGCAAGCCGAAGAAGAAGGTGAATCCGCTCGACAAGGAGGGGATCACCTACATCGACTACAAGGACACCGCGCTCCTGCGCAAGTTCATCTCCGACCGCGGCAAGATTCGTGCCCGCCGCGTCACCGGTGTGACCTCGCAGCAGCAGCGTCAGATCGCCAAGGCGGTCAAGAACGCCCGCGAGATGGCGCTCCTGCCGTACACGACGACGGCCCGCTGA
- a CDS encoding TFIIB-type zinc ribbon-containing protein, with protein MQMTCPKCHGQMRQYERSGVTIDQCGECRGIFLDRGELEKLFEAEQSWNRSNPQGARPGAVPPPPPPPGYPPAAPVHGGGYAPPPPPPVQHGYPAATPAYGHGAPAYGHGGGYHGHYRHHGHRRGKKHRGFLGELFD; from the coding sequence ATGCAGATGACCTGTCCAAAGTGCCACGGCCAGATGCGGCAGTACGAACGCAGCGGCGTCACCATCGACCAGTGCGGCGAGTGCCGGGGGATCTTCCTGGACCGCGGCGAGCTGGAGAAGCTGTTCGAAGCCGAGCAGAGCTGGAACCGGAGCAACCCGCAGGGCGCCCGCCCTGGGGCTGTCCCGCCGCCTCCGCCGCCTCCCGGTTACCCGCCGGCCGCGCCGGTGCACGGTGGCGGTTACGCGCCTCCGCCTCCGCCTCCGGTTCAGCACGGCTACCCGGCGGCGACCCCGGCGTACGGGCACGGGGCACCCGCCTACGGCCACGGCGGCGGGTACCACGGGCACTACCGCCACCACGGTCACCGACGTGGCAAGAAGCACCGCGGTTTCCTGGGCGAGCTCTTCGACTAG
- a CDS encoding fluoride efflux transporter FluC, with amino-acid sequence MTNPGWPVIGAVAAGGALGAAARYAVSAAAPGPWTTVAINMAGCLAIGAFLARIEDRPGTHPLLRPFVATGVLGGFTTFSAFAVQTLQLGDRPPAAAAYTVAAAYTVAAAYTVATVAGSLGAARLGRWLAGRRLTGRWPGARRA; translated from the coding sequence GTGACCAACCCCGGGTGGCCCGTGATCGGCGCGGTGGCCGCGGGTGGCGCGCTCGGTGCCGCCGCCCGGTACGCCGTGTCCGCCGCCGCACCCGGCCCGTGGACCACCGTGGCGATCAACATGGCCGGGTGCCTGGCGATCGGCGCGTTCCTGGCCCGGATCGAGGACCGGCCCGGCACGCACCCGCTGCTGCGGCCGTTCGTGGCGACCGGTGTGCTCGGCGGGTTCACCACGTTCTCCGCGTTCGCGGTGCAGACGCTTCAGCTCGGCGACCGGCCGCCGGCCGCCGCGGCCTATACGGTCGCCGCGGCCTATACGGTCGCCGCGGCCTATACGGTCGCCACGGTCGCCGGATCGCTCGGTGCGGCCCGGCTCGGCCGGTGGCTCGCCGGTCGACGGCTCACCGGCCGGTGGCCCGGCGCGAGGCGTGCGTGA
- a CDS encoding putative bifunctional diguanylate cyclase/phosphodiesterase encodes MVEATTSHRADQLLRQLVSLFTLAAVPILIWAGWTAARNSDLPEWWLPIVAAAMIAFTVDVGTSMIRIRSAIVSYNWSETGILLTIAFLPPHWALLCLAAGTALPKVRRRIRPDKIAFNTAKAVLTAGLALAVTTLIFGPLHGDHLPIPQQLAALVVAGAVLIVTDDLLAMPVLALATGGTLRQLVLGDWPIRLLTLMVKIAAALAAAATWRVDPPWTLIVAAVAVVVQLLYQNRMRTREERKAWQRLATVTEALNDTDLTRVLHTAVVRAEPLFSANEIEVTIGGRLVRGRGESVVFDGPPDDAPQPERQVFAMPLLGSGAGGEIGVLRLRFHSEVRLSEREQYTLRTFASALSTAIRNATAYQELMSVAASHAQEATHDQLTGLLNRRALLDRGAHHLHEPHHDGLTAMLLIDLNHFKEVNDTLGHTAGDAVLTEVARRLAEAAHPGDIVARLGGDEFAVLLRGLSAPAVAMHRAEVLLDTLHHPFTAEGMQLRVEASGGIAVAPGRGGMTELLRRADVAMYQAKRGGERIATYSRVKDTADIARLALGGDLTRAVEEEEFAVNFQPILDLGTGEVVAAEALSRWHHPVRGHLDPLRFLETVERSGLLPAFTDTVLEKSLGAVTTLRDAGYDLPVAVNVSPRSLLDPGFPALVAARLATHDVPADRLVLELTETLALSQLAVVDRVLHELRDAGVRLALDDFGTGYSSLAAVPRIPVQEIKIDRRFVAAMDGSPEAAAVVRATVELGRSLDLLVVAEGVESPAQRKALWELGCGAGQGHLFARAMPVDTLLGALRLGSGDRPGHLAPSLHDTGAVVRLSATRRASGRSGSRLPHLPA; translated from the coding sequence ATGGTCGAGGCGACTACCAGCCATCGGGCTGACCAGCTGCTACGGCAGCTGGTCAGCCTTTTCACGCTGGCGGCCGTTCCGATATTGATCTGGGCGGGCTGGACCGCGGCCCGGAATTCCGATCTTCCGGAATGGTGGCTGCCGATCGTGGCCGCCGCGATGATCGCTTTTACGGTCGATGTCGGCACCTCGATGATCCGCATCCGGAGCGCGATCGTCTCGTACAACTGGTCCGAGACCGGCATTCTTTTGACCATCGCGTTTCTGCCGCCGCATTGGGCGCTGCTGTGCCTGGCGGCCGGCACCGCGCTGCCGAAGGTGCGGCGCCGGATCCGGCCCGACAAGATCGCATTCAACACCGCCAAGGCCGTGCTCACCGCCGGCCTCGCGCTGGCCGTCACCACCCTGATCTTCGGGCCGCTGCACGGCGACCACCTGCCGATACCGCAGCAGCTGGCCGCGCTGGTCGTCGCGGGCGCGGTCCTGATCGTCACGGACGATCTGCTGGCCATGCCGGTGCTCGCGCTGGCCACCGGCGGCACGCTCCGCCAGCTGGTGCTCGGCGACTGGCCGATCCGTCTGCTCACGCTGATGGTCAAGATCGCGGCGGCGCTCGCGGCCGCGGCCACCTGGCGCGTCGACCCGCCGTGGACGCTCATCGTCGCGGCCGTCGCCGTGGTCGTCCAGCTGCTCTACCAGAACCGCATGCGCACCCGTGAGGAACGAAAGGCCTGGCAGCGGCTCGCCACCGTCACCGAGGCGCTCAACGACACCGACCTGACCCGGGTGCTGCACACCGCCGTGGTCCGCGCGGAGCCACTCTTCTCCGCGAACGAGATCGAGGTCACGATCGGCGGGCGGCTCGTGCGCGGCCGCGGCGAGAGCGTCGTCTTCGACGGCCCGCCGGACGACGCCCCCCAGCCGGAGCGGCAGGTGTTCGCGATGCCGCTGCTCGGGTCCGGTGCCGGGGGCGAGATCGGCGTGCTCCGCCTGCGCTTCCACTCCGAGGTGCGGCTCTCCGAGCGGGAGCAGTACACGTTGCGCACGTTCGCGTCCGCGCTCTCCACCGCGATCCGCAACGCCACCGCGTACCAGGAGCTGATGAGCGTCGCGGCCTCGCACGCCCAGGAGGCCACCCACGACCAGCTCACCGGCCTGCTCAACCGGCGGGCCCTGCTCGACCGCGGCGCACACCACCTGCACGAGCCGCACCACGACGGCCTCACCGCCATGCTGCTGATCGACCTCAACCACTTCAAGGAGGTCAACGACACGCTCGGGCACACCGCGGGCGACGCGGTGCTGACCGAGGTGGCGCGGCGGCTGGCGGAGGCGGCACACCCCGGCGACATCGTGGCCCGGCTCGGCGGCGACGAGTTCGCGGTGCTGCTCCGCGGCCTGTCCGCGCCCGCGGTCGCGATGCACCGGGCGGAGGTCCTGCTGGACACCCTGCACCACCCGTTCACGGCCGAGGGCATGCAGCTGCGCGTGGAGGCCAGCGGTGGCATCGCGGTCGCGCCCGGCCGGGGCGGCATGACCGAGCTGCTGCGCCGCGCGGACGTCGCCATGTACCAGGCGAAACGCGGCGGCGAGCGGATCGCGACGTACAGCCGGGTGAAGGACACCGCGGACATCGCGCGGCTGGCGCTCGGCGGCGACCTGACCCGCGCGGTCGAGGAGGAGGAGTTCGCGGTCAACTTCCAGCCGATCCTCGACCTGGGCACCGGCGAGGTCGTCGCGGCCGAGGCGCTGTCCCGCTGGCACCACCCGGTCCGCGGGCACCTCGACCCGCTGCGGTTCCTGGAGACCGTGGAACGCTCCGGGCTGCTCCCCGCGTTCACCGACACGGTGCTGGAGAAGTCACTCGGTGCGGTCACCACGCTGCGCGACGCCGGCTACGACCTGCCGGTGGCGGTCAACGTGTCACCGCGCAGCCTGCTCGACCCGGGCTTCCCGGCGCTGGTCGCGGCGCGGCTCGCCACCCACGACGTGCCCGCGGACCGGCTCGTGCTGGAGCTGACCGAGACGCTCGCGCTCAGCCAGCTCGCCGTGGTCGACCGGGTCCTGCACGAGCTGCGCGACGCCGGCGTACGGCTCGCGCTCGACGACTTCGGCACCGGGTACAGCTCGCTCGCCGCCGTGCCGCGGATACCGGTCCAGGAAATCAAGATCGACCGGCGGTTCGTGGCCGCGATGGACGGCTCTCCCGAGGCCGCCGCGGTCGTGCGTGCCACCGTCGAGCTCGGGCGCAGCCTGGACCTGCTGGTCGTGGCCGAGGGCGTGGAGAGCCCGGCGCAGCGCAAGGCGCTCTGGGAGCTCGGCTGCGGCGCCGGCCAGGGCCACCTGTTCGCCCGCGCGATGCCGGTCGACACGCTGCTCGGCGCGCTGCGGCTCGGGTCCGGCGACCGGCCCGGCCACCTGGCACCGTCGCTGCACGACACCGGCGCGGTGGTGCGGCTCTCCGCCACCCGGCGAGCGTCCGGCCGCTCCGGGAGCCGTCTGCCACACTTGCCGGCGTGA
- the moaC gene encoding cyclic pyranopterin monophosphate synthase MoaC produces the protein MSDPRNLTHVDSSGAARMVDVSAKSVTTRTAVAAGVLRTTAEVVALLRRDGLPKGDALATARIAGIMGAKRTPDLVPLCHPIALTGVVLDLTPGESTVEITATVRTNDRTGVEMEALTAVTVAGLTLVDMVKAVDPAAVISDVRVLTKTGGKTGDWARPEDRP, from the coding sequence GTGAGCGATCCCCGAAACCTGACGCATGTCGATTCCAGCGGCGCCGCCCGGATGGTCGACGTGTCCGCGAAGTCGGTAACCACTCGTACCGCCGTGGCCGCCGGAGTGCTACGGACCACCGCCGAGGTGGTCGCGCTGCTCCGCCGCGACGGACTGCCGAAGGGCGACGCGCTGGCGACCGCGCGCATCGCCGGCATCATGGGCGCCAAGCGCACGCCCGACCTGGTGCCGCTCTGCCACCCGATCGCGCTCACCGGCGTCGTGCTCGACCTGACACCCGGCGAGTCCACCGTGGAGATCACCGCCACGGTCCGCACCAACGACCGCACCGGCGTCGAGATGGAGGCGCTGACCGCGGTCACGGTCGCCGGCCTCACGCTGGTCGACATGGTCAAGGCCGTCGACCCGGCCGCCGTCATCTCCGACGTCCGCGTACTCACCAAGACCGGCGGAAAGACCGGCGACTGGGCCCGCCCGGAGGACCGCCCGTGA
- the dnaB gene encoding replicative DNA helicase, translating to MSITDDVRPGSFSPDDSGDDRPRRQKDRKFDGPPRDGEGGGGGLDRTPPQDMAAEQCVLGGMLLSKDAVADVVEILKHGDFYRPIHATIFDAITDLYGRGEPADAITVAALLNDAGDLARIGGAPYLHTLIASVPTAANSSYYARIVAERAVLRRLVEAGTRIVQLGYGAAAGTGRDVDDIVDLAQQAVYEITEKRVNEDFASLGEMLQPTLDEIEAIGAQAGMMTGVPTGFADLDRLLNGLHAGQLIIVAGRPGLGKSTASMDFARNAAIRANQASAIFSLEMSKIEIVMRLLSAEARVPLHVLRSGQLSDDDWTKLARCMGEISEAPLFVDDTPSMNLMEIRAKARRLKQRHDLKLIVVDYLQLMSSPGRTESRQQEVAELSRGLKLLAKEVEAPVIAVSQLNRGPEQRTDKRPQLSDLRESGSIEQDADVVILLHRDDYYDKESPRAGEADFIVAKHRNGPTDTVTVAAQLHLSRFVDMAM from the coding sequence ATGTCGATTACCGACGACGTGCGGCCCGGCTCGTTTTCCCCCGACGACTCCGGGGACGACCGCCCGCGCCGCCAGAAGGACCGAAAGTTCGACGGCCCGCCACGCGACGGTGAGGGCGGCGGTGGCGGCCTCGATCGCACCCCGCCGCAGGACATGGCCGCCGAGCAGTGCGTGCTCGGCGGCATGCTGCTCTCCAAGGACGCGGTCGCCGACGTGGTGGAGATCCTCAAGCACGGCGACTTCTACCGCCCGATCCACGCGACGATCTTCGACGCCATCACCGACCTGTACGGTCGCGGCGAGCCGGCCGACGCCATCACGGTCGCCGCGCTGCTCAACGACGCCGGCGATCTCGCCCGCATCGGCGGCGCCCCCTACCTGCACACGCTGATCGCCAGCGTCCCCACCGCCGCCAACTCGTCGTACTACGCCCGCATCGTGGCCGAGCGCGCGGTCCTGCGCCGCCTGGTGGAGGCCGGCACCCGCATCGTCCAGCTCGGCTACGGTGCCGCCGCCGGCACCGGCCGCGACGTCGACGACATCGTCGACCTGGCCCAGCAGGCCGTCTACGAGATCACCGAGAAGCGCGTCAACGAGGACTTCGCCAGCCTCGGCGAGATGCTCCAGCCCACGCTCGACGAGATCGAGGCGATCGGCGCCCAGGCCGGCATGATGACCGGCGTGCCCACCGGCTTCGCCGACCTGGACCGTCTCCTCAACGGCCTGCACGCCGGGCAGCTGATCATCGTGGCCGGGCGCCCGGGTCTCGGGAAGTCCACGGCGAGCATGGACTTCGCCCGGAACGCCGCCATCCGGGCGAACCAGGCGAGCGCCATCTTCTCGCTCGAAATGAGCAAGATCGAGATCGTGATGCGTCTGCTGTCGGCGGAGGCGCGGGTGCCGCTGCACGTGCTGCGGTCCGGGCAGCTCTCCGACGACGACTGGACGAAGCTGGCGCGGTGCATGGGCGAGATCAGCGAGGCCCCGCTGTTCGTGGACGACACGCCGAGCATGAACCTGATGGAGATCCGGGCGAAGGCGCGGCGCCTCAAGCAGCGGCACGACCTCAAGCTGATCGTCGTCGACTATCTGCAGCTGATGTCCTCGCCGGGCCGCACCGAGAGCCGTCAGCAGGAGGTCGCGGAGCTGTCCCGTGGCCTGAAGCTGCTGGCCAAGGAGGTCGAGGCGCCGGTCATCGCGGTGTCCCAGCTGAACCGTGGTCCCGAGCAGCGCACCGACAAGCGCCCGCAGCTGTCCGACCTGCGTGAGAGTGGATCGATCGAGCAGGACGCCGACGTCGTGATCCTGCTCCACCGCGACGACTACTACGACAAGGAGTCACCGCGCGCGGGCGAGGCGGACTTCATCGTGGCGAAGCACCGTAACGGCCCGACGGACACGGTCACGGTCGCGGCGCAGCTGCACCTGTCGCGGTTCGTGGACATGGCGATGTAG
- a CDS encoding sulfurtransferase TusA family protein: MTTPGDGRPAEVLDCLGQRCPLPVIALAKRLPALPVGAVVRVLADDPAAANDIPAWCRMKSQECLGSPEPAAFDVRRVT; this comes from the coding sequence ATGACGACGCCCGGTGACGGACGGCCGGCCGAGGTGCTCGACTGCCTCGGCCAGCGGTGCCCGCTGCCGGTGATCGCACTGGCCAAGCGGCTGCCCGCGCTGCCGGTCGGCGCGGTGGTCCGGGTGCTGGCCGACGACCCGGCCGCCGCGAACGACATCCCGGCCTGGTGCCGGATGAAGTCCCAGGAGTGCCTGGGCTCCCCGGAACCCGCGGCCTTCGACGTCCGCCGGGTGACCTGA
- the rplI gene encoding 50S ribosomal protein L9: protein MKIILTQEVSGLGAPGDIVEVKDGYGRNYLLPQGFAISWTKGAEKQVTVIRRARQAREIRGLEHANEVKTAIEGLKTVSLGARSGAGGRLFGSVTPADVVSAIKAAGGPSIDRRRLDLPAHIKSVGAYSVGVKLHPEVTAKFTLNVTPAK from the coding sequence ATGAAGATCATCCTTACCCAGGAGGTGTCCGGCCTCGGCGCTCCCGGTGACATCGTGGAGGTCAAGGACGGCTACGGCCGTAACTACCTTCTGCCGCAGGGCTTCGCGATCAGCTGGACCAAGGGCGCCGAGAAGCAGGTCACGGTCATCCGCCGGGCCCGCCAGGCGCGCGAGATCCGTGGTCTCGAGCACGCGAACGAGGTCAAGACCGCCATCGAGGGCCTGAAGACGGTCAGCCTCGGCGCCCGTTCCGGCGCCGGCGGCCGCCTCTTCGGCTCGGTCACCCCGGCCGACGTCGTCAGCGCGATCAAGGCCGCCGGCGGCCCGTCGATCGACCGGCGCCGCCTCGACCTCCCGGCCCACATCAAGTCGGTCGGTGCCTACTCGGTGGGGGTCAAGCTGCACCCCGAGGTCACGGCCAAGTTCACGCTGAACGTGACGCCGGCCAAGTAA
- a CDS encoding deoxyribonuclease IV: MRIGAHVDPADPLAAAAARGADAVQFFLTDPQKFDTPAPRADADALRASDVQLFVHAPYRINVATTNNRVRIPSRKLLLAHARAAAEIGAAGLIVHGGHVGDGDDIAIGFDNWRKTFAYAAKEGGFPLPVLIENTAGGENACARTFDAIARLWDAVGPLGAGFCLDTCHAHAGGEALIDAVDRVKAITGRIDLVHCNDSRDEFDSRRDRHDNIGNGMIDPALLVGVIRAANAPVIVETPGGVEGQSADITFLRNQIGD, translated from the coding sequence ATGCGAATCGGAGCCCACGTCGATCCGGCCGACCCGCTGGCCGCCGCCGCCGCCCGCGGTGCCGACGCCGTGCAGTTCTTCCTCACCGACCCGCAGAAGTTCGACACGCCCGCGCCCCGGGCCGACGCGGACGCGCTGCGCGCCTCGGACGTGCAGCTCTTCGTGCACGCGCCGTACCGGATCAACGTGGCCACCACGAACAACCGGGTGCGCATCCCGAGCCGCAAGCTGCTGCTCGCGCACGCCCGCGCGGCCGCGGAGATCGGCGCGGCCGGGCTGATCGTGCACGGCGGCCACGTCGGCGACGGCGACGACATCGCGATCGGCTTCGACAACTGGCGCAAGACGTTCGCCTACGCGGCGAAGGAGGGCGGCTTCCCGCTGCCCGTCCTGATCGAGAACACGGCCGGCGGGGAGAACGCGTGCGCCCGCACGTTCGACGCGATCGCCCGGCTGTGGGACGCGGTCGGGCCGCTCGGCGCCGGGTTCTGCCTGGACACCTGCCACGCGCACGCCGGCGGTGAGGCGCTGATCGACGCGGTCGACCGGGTCAAGGCGATCACCGGGCGGATCGACCTGGTGCACTGCAACGACTCGCGGGACGAGTTCGACTCCCGGCGCGACCGGCACGACAACATCGGGAACGGCATGATCGACCCGGCGTTGCTGGTCGGCGTGATCCGCGCGGCCAACGCGCCGGTGATCGTGGAGACCCCCGGTGGCGTCGAGGGGCAGAGCGCCGACATCACGTTCCTTCGCAACCAAATCGGCGACTAG
- a CDS encoding single-stranded DNA-binding protein: MAGETVITVVGNLTNDPELRFTASGAAVARFTVASTPRTLDRQSGEWKDGEPLFLQCSVWRQAAENVAESLTRGSRVIVQGRLRQRSYETREGEKRTVIEMEVDEVGPSLRYATAKVQKMSRSGGGGGGGGFGSSNGGGQGGGGFGGGNSGGGGNFGGGNSNSGGGGGDYSDPWATASPASSGSGGGNFDDEPPF; encoded by the coding sequence ATGGCAGGAGAGACAGTCATCACCGTCGTTGGCAATCTGACCAATGACCCAGAGTTGCGCTTCACCGCCTCGGGTGCGGCAGTCGCCAGGTTCACGGTCGCGTCGACCCCTCGGACTCTCGATCGGCAGTCCGGGGAGTGGAAGGACGGCGAGCCACTCTTCCTCCAGTGCAGCGTCTGGCGTCAGGCGGCGGAGAACGTCGCCGAGTCGCTGACGCGCGGTTCTCGCGTGATCGTCCAGGGGCGTCTGCGCCAGCGGTCGTACGAGACGCGTGAGGGAGAGAAGCGCACCGTCATCGAGATGGAGGTCGACGAGGTCGGCCCCTCGCTCCGCTACGCGACCGCGAAGGTCCAGAAGATGTCCCGTTCCGGTGGCGGCGGCGGTGGTGGGGGCTTCGGCTCCTCCAACGGCGGCGGCCAGGGCGGCGGCGGCTTCGGCGGAGGGAACTCCGGTGGCGGCGGCAACTTCGGCGGAGGCAACAGCAACTCCGGCGGCGGTGGCGGCGATTACTCCGACCCGTGGGCGACCGCGAGTCCGGCCTCTTCCGGTTCGGGTGGCGGCAACTTCGACGACGAGCCCCCGTTCTAA
- a CDS encoding fluoride efflux transporter FluC, producing the protein MITFGLVLIGGAAGAVVRLLLDTAAAARFGRRLPWGILAANVLGSLLLGLLHSTAPTWVVALAGTGFCGALTTWSTLAADTVRLPRALGVLNLALNLLLGLSAAGLGWWLAP; encoded by the coding sequence ATGATCACATTTGGGCTGGTGCTGATCGGCGGCGCGGCCGGGGCGGTGGTGCGCCTGCTGCTCGACACGGCCGCGGCGGCCCGGTTCGGGCGGCGCCTGCCGTGGGGCATCCTGGCCGCGAACGTGCTCGGCTCGCTGCTGCTCGGCCTGCTGCACAGCACCGCGCCGACCTGGGTGGTCGCGCTGGCCGGAACCGGTTTCTGCGGCGCGCTGACCACCTGGTCCACGCTGGCGGCGGACACCGTACGGCTGCCGCGTGCGCTCGGCGTACTGAATCTGGCGTTGAATCTGCTTCTGGGTCTTTCGGCCGCCGGGCTGGGCTGGTGGCTGGCGCCGTAG